A genomic stretch from Oreochromis niloticus isolate F11D_XX linkage group LG11, O_niloticus_UMD_NMBU, whole genome shotgun sequence includes:
- the shc1 gene encoding SHC-transforming protein 1 isoform X2 — MIQFIMEKTKYTHFRSESLSSTDETNSNPSSFPPSSPVTPLTPSPGLPSSLSSSSLTPILPPSSPQQAENSPTTFCSFFPRMGSLRLGVSATLLPGLKASSKSQAAQAPQAPVESSGDDRSNSSSSPPLHHPVSLLTAPSPPPRPPLQDMNRLGGVSRRARVEGGQLGGDEWTRHGSFVNKPTRGWLHSDNVVSTTGVSYTVRYMGCVEVLQSMRALDFNTRTQVTREAISVVCEAVPGAKGARRRKPSSRCLTSILGKSNLQFAGMTISLTISTSSLNLLASDCKQDTAEYVAYVAKDPVNQRACHILECSEGLAQEVISTIGQAFELRFKQYLKNPPKLVTPHDRMAPFDGSAWEEEDDEAAPPPDVPYYNNFPGKQPPPAGVIDMRTRPGATLPYGQPGQNDIHKQPLPPLPVGAKEGGREMFDDPSYVNVDKPRLPAAANGNAHRDAFDMKPLDDALGVSGHGGPNSVTAVPSMVQQLQSEIWFHGSLSRKEAEKLLTRDGDFLVRESGTTPGQYVLTGQQGGQPKHLLLVDPEGVVRTKDHRFSSVSHLISYHMDNRLPIVSAGSEVCLQQPVERRA, encoded by the exons ATGATTCAATTCATTATGGAGAAAACAAAGTACACCCATTTTCGGAGTGAATCACTGAGCTCAACTGACGAAACAAACTCCAATCCATCATCGTTTCCTCCTTCCAGTCCTGTCACCCCCCTCACACCCTCCCCTGGTTtaccttcctctctctcttcctcatcTCTCACTCCCATTTTGCCCCCCTCCTCTCCCCAACAAGCTGAGAACAGCCCCACCACCTTCTGCTCCTTCTTCCCCAGGATGGGCTCTCTTCGTCTGGGTGTCTCAGCTACTCTTCTCCCAGGACTCAAGGCCTCAAGCAAGTCACAGGCAGCTCAGGCACCTCAGGCGCCTGTTGAGTCCTCTGGGGATGACAGGAGCAACTCTAGCTCCTCCCCACCACTTCATCACCCTGTTTCGCTTCTAACTGCTCCTTCTCCCCCTCCCCGACCTCCTCTGCAGGACATGAACCGGCTAGGAGGGGTGTCTAGGAGGGCACGGGTGGAAGGAGGGCAGCTGGGAGGAGACGAGTGGACCCGCCATGGCTCCTTTGTCAACAAGCCCACCCGTGGCTGGCTGCACTCAGACAATGTGGTCAGCACCACCGGTGTTTCCTACACTGTACGG TACATGGGATGCGTGGAGGTGCTACAATCAATGCGGGCGCTGGACTTCAACACCAGAACTCAGGTCACCAG ggAAGCTATCTCTGTGGTGTGTGAGGCAGTACCCGGTGCCAAAGGAGCCCGCAGGAGAAAG CCTTCTTCTCGCTGTTTAACGTCCATCCTGGGAAAGAGTAATTTACAGTTTGCAGGCATGACAATCAGCCTCACCATCTCGACCAGCAGCCTCAATCTGCTGGCCTCTGACTGCAAACAG GATACAGCTGAGTACGTAGCATATGTGGCCAAAGATCCAGTCAACCAGAGAG CATGTCATATCCTGGAGTGTTCAGAGGGTTTAGCCCAGGAAGTCATCAGCACCATTGGTCAAGCCTTCGAACTGCGTTTTAAACAGTATCTAAAAAACCCTCCGAAACTGGTCACACCTCATGACAG AATGGCTCCATTTGATGGCTCTGCATGggaggaagaagatgatgaGGCTGCTCCACCTCCTGATGTCCCGTACTATAATAATTTCCCTGGAAAACAGCCTCCCCCTGCTGGAGTGATTGACATGAGGACCCGGCCTGGTGCCACTCTG CCTTATGGACAGCCGGGTCAGAATGACATTCATAAACAGCCTCTGCCACCCCTACCAG tggGTGCCAAAGAAGGTGGGCGGGAGATGTTTGATGACCCTTCGTACGTCAACGTAGATAAACCTCGTCTCCCAGCTGCAGCAAACGGAAATGCTCACAGAGACGCTTTTGACATGA AGCCACTTGATGATGCCCTGGGGGTTTCTGGGCATGGAGGCCCAAACTCAGTGACAGCAGTGCCCTCTATGGTGCAGCAGTTACAGTCTGAAATCTGGTTCCACGGGAGCCTAAGTCGTAAGGAAGCAGAGAAACTGTTGACCCGAGATGGAGACTTCCTGGTGCGGGAGTCTGGAACCACACCTGGGCAGTACGTCCTCACGGGACAGCAGGGTGGTCAGCCCAAACACCTGCTGCTCGTTGACCCAGAAGGAGTG gtcCGTACAAAAGACCATCGGTTTTCGAGTGTCAGCCACCTGATCAGTTACCACATGGACAACAGACTTCCCATTGTGTCAGCTGGGAGTGAAGTGTGTCTGCAACAGCCAGTGGAGCGCAGGGCCTGA
- the shc1 gene encoding SHC-transforming protein 1 isoform X1 → MIQFIMEKTKYTHFRSESLSSTDETNSNPSSFPPSSPVTPLTPSPGLPSSLSSSSLTPILPPSSPQQAENSPTTFCSFFPRMGSLRLGVSATLLPGLKASSKSQAAQAPQAPVESSGDDRSNSSSSPPLHHPVSLLTAPSPPPRPPLQDMNRLGGVSRRARVEGGQLGGDEWTRHGSFVNKPTRGWLHSDNVVSTTGVSYTVRYMGCVEVLQSMRALDFNTRTQVTREAISVVCEAVPGAKGARRRKPSSRCLTSILGKSNLQFAGMTISLTISTSSLNLLASDCKQIIANHHMQSISFASGGDPDTAEYVAYVAKDPVNQRACHILECSEGLAQEVISTIGQAFELRFKQYLKNPPKLVTPHDRMAPFDGSAWEEEDDEAAPPPDVPYYNNFPGKQPPPAGVIDMRTRPGATLPYGQPGQNDIHKQPLPPLPVGAKEGGREMFDDPSYVNVDKPRLPAAANGNAHRDAFDMKPLDDALGVSGHGGPNSVTAVPSMVQQLQSEIWFHGSLSRKEAEKLLTRDGDFLVRESGTTPGQYVLTGQQGGQPKHLLLVDPEGVVRTKDHRFSSVSHLISYHMDNRLPIVSAGSEVCLQQPVERRA, encoded by the exons ATGATTCAATTCATTATGGAGAAAACAAAGTACACCCATTTTCGGAGTGAATCACTGAGCTCAACTGACGAAACAAACTCCAATCCATCATCGTTTCCTCCTTCCAGTCCTGTCACCCCCCTCACACCCTCCCCTGGTTtaccttcctctctctcttcctcatcTCTCACTCCCATTTTGCCCCCCTCCTCTCCCCAACAAGCTGAGAACAGCCCCACCACCTTCTGCTCCTTCTTCCCCAGGATGGGCTCTCTTCGTCTGGGTGTCTCAGCTACTCTTCTCCCAGGACTCAAGGCCTCAAGCAAGTCACAGGCAGCTCAGGCACCTCAGGCGCCTGTTGAGTCCTCTGGGGATGACAGGAGCAACTCTAGCTCCTCCCCACCACTTCATCACCCTGTTTCGCTTCTAACTGCTCCTTCTCCCCCTCCCCGACCTCCTCTGCAGGACATGAACCGGCTAGGAGGGGTGTCTAGGAGGGCACGGGTGGAAGGAGGGCAGCTGGGAGGAGACGAGTGGACCCGCCATGGCTCCTTTGTCAACAAGCCCACCCGTGGCTGGCTGCACTCAGACAATGTGGTCAGCACCACCGGTGTTTCCTACACTGTACGG TACATGGGATGCGTGGAGGTGCTACAATCAATGCGGGCGCTGGACTTCAACACCAGAACTCAGGTCACCAG ggAAGCTATCTCTGTGGTGTGTGAGGCAGTACCCGGTGCCAAAGGAGCCCGCAGGAGAAAG CCTTCTTCTCGCTGTTTAACGTCCATCCTGGGAAAGAGTAATTTACAGTTTGCAGGCATGACAATCAGCCTCACCATCTCGACCAGCAGCCTCAATCTGCTGGCCTCTGACTGCAAACAG ATAATCGCCAATCATCACATGCAGTCCATCTCTTTCGCCTCTGGAGGAGACCCA GATACAGCTGAGTACGTAGCATATGTGGCCAAAGATCCAGTCAACCAGAGAG CATGTCATATCCTGGAGTGTTCAGAGGGTTTAGCCCAGGAAGTCATCAGCACCATTGGTCAAGCCTTCGAACTGCGTTTTAAACAGTATCTAAAAAACCCTCCGAAACTGGTCACACCTCATGACAG AATGGCTCCATTTGATGGCTCTGCATGggaggaagaagatgatgaGGCTGCTCCACCTCCTGATGTCCCGTACTATAATAATTTCCCTGGAAAACAGCCTCCCCCTGCTGGAGTGATTGACATGAGGACCCGGCCTGGTGCCACTCTG CCTTATGGACAGCCGGGTCAGAATGACATTCATAAACAGCCTCTGCCACCCCTACCAG tggGTGCCAAAGAAGGTGGGCGGGAGATGTTTGATGACCCTTCGTACGTCAACGTAGATAAACCTCGTCTCCCAGCTGCAGCAAACGGAAATGCTCACAGAGACGCTTTTGACATGA AGCCACTTGATGATGCCCTGGGGGTTTCTGGGCATGGAGGCCCAAACTCAGTGACAGCAGTGCCCTCTATGGTGCAGCAGTTACAGTCTGAAATCTGGTTCCACGGGAGCCTAAGTCGTAAGGAAGCAGAGAAACTGTTGACCCGAGATGGAGACTTCCTGGTGCGGGAGTCTGGAACCACACCTGGGCAGTACGTCCTCACGGGACAGCAGGGTGGTCAGCCCAAACACCTGCTGCTCGTTGACCCAGAAGGAGTG gtcCGTACAAAAGACCATCGGTTTTCGAGTGTCAGCCACCTGATCAGTTACCACATGGACAACAGACTTCCCATTGTGTCAGCTGGGAGTGAAGTGTGTCTGCAACAGCCAGTGGAGCGCAGGGCCTGA
- the lenep gene encoding lens epithelial cell protein LEP503, protein MHPQRPLPQAMPSASLGQHLRDMAMGLGRGKNFLGGNFAYSFIQSVKECLYFLLCCWCIKEILD, encoded by the coding sequence ATGCACCCCCAGCGTCCTCTTCCCCAGGCCATGCCTTCCGCCTCTCTGGGACAGCACCTGCGGGACATGGCCATGGGCCTGGGACGAGGCAAGAACTTCCTGGGAGGAAACTTTGCCTACAGTTTTATCCAGTCGGTTAAGGAGTGCCTCTATTTCCTTCTCTGCTGCTGGTGCATCAAAGAGATCCTGGACTGA
- the shc1 gene encoding SHC-transforming protein 1 isoform X3, translating to MEYMDMNRLGGVSRRARVEGGQLGGDEWTRHGSFVNKPTRGWLHSDNVVSTTGVSYTVRYMGCVEVLQSMRALDFNTRTQVTREAISVVCEAVPGAKGARRRKPSSRCLTSILGKSNLQFAGMTISLTISTSSLNLLASDCKQIIANHHMQSISFASGGDPDTAEYVAYVAKDPVNQRACHILECSEGLAQEVISTIGQAFELRFKQYLKNPPKLVTPHDRMAPFDGSAWEEEDDEAAPPPDVPYYNNFPGKQPPPAGVIDMRTRPGATLPYGQPGQNDIHKQPLPPLPVGAKEGGREMFDDPSYVNVDKPRLPAAANGNAHRDAFDMKPLDDALGVSGHGGPNSVTAVPSMVQQLQSEIWFHGSLSRKEAEKLLTRDGDFLVRESGTTPGQYVLTGQQGGQPKHLLLVDPEGVVRTKDHRFSSVSHLISYHMDNRLPIVSAGSEVCLQQPVERRA from the exons ATGGAATATATG GACATGAACCGGCTAGGAGGGGTGTCTAGGAGGGCACGGGTGGAAGGAGGGCAGCTGGGAGGAGACGAGTGGACCCGCCATGGCTCCTTTGTCAACAAGCCCACCCGTGGCTGGCTGCACTCAGACAATGTGGTCAGCACCACCGGTGTTTCCTACACTGTACGG TACATGGGATGCGTGGAGGTGCTACAATCAATGCGGGCGCTGGACTTCAACACCAGAACTCAGGTCACCAG ggAAGCTATCTCTGTGGTGTGTGAGGCAGTACCCGGTGCCAAAGGAGCCCGCAGGAGAAAG CCTTCTTCTCGCTGTTTAACGTCCATCCTGGGAAAGAGTAATTTACAGTTTGCAGGCATGACAATCAGCCTCACCATCTCGACCAGCAGCCTCAATCTGCTGGCCTCTGACTGCAAACAG ATAATCGCCAATCATCACATGCAGTCCATCTCTTTCGCCTCTGGAGGAGACCCA GATACAGCTGAGTACGTAGCATATGTGGCCAAAGATCCAGTCAACCAGAGAG CATGTCATATCCTGGAGTGTTCAGAGGGTTTAGCCCAGGAAGTCATCAGCACCATTGGTCAAGCCTTCGAACTGCGTTTTAAACAGTATCTAAAAAACCCTCCGAAACTGGTCACACCTCATGACAG AATGGCTCCATTTGATGGCTCTGCATGggaggaagaagatgatgaGGCTGCTCCACCTCCTGATGTCCCGTACTATAATAATTTCCCTGGAAAACAGCCTCCCCCTGCTGGAGTGATTGACATGAGGACCCGGCCTGGTGCCACTCTG CCTTATGGACAGCCGGGTCAGAATGACATTCATAAACAGCCTCTGCCACCCCTACCAG tggGTGCCAAAGAAGGTGGGCGGGAGATGTTTGATGACCCTTCGTACGTCAACGTAGATAAACCTCGTCTCCCAGCTGCAGCAAACGGAAATGCTCACAGAGACGCTTTTGACATGA AGCCACTTGATGATGCCCTGGGGGTTTCTGGGCATGGAGGCCCAAACTCAGTGACAGCAGTGCCCTCTATGGTGCAGCAGTTACAGTCTGAAATCTGGTTCCACGGGAGCCTAAGTCGTAAGGAAGCAGAGAAACTGTTGACCCGAGATGGAGACTTCCTGGTGCGGGAGTCTGGAACCACACCTGGGCAGTACGTCCTCACGGGACAGCAGGGTGGTCAGCCCAAACACCTGCTGCTCGTTGACCCAGAAGGAGTG gtcCGTACAAAAGACCATCGGTTTTCGAGTGTCAGCCACCTGATCAGTTACCACATGGACAACAGACTTCCCATTGTGTCAGCTGGGAGTGAAGTGTGTCTGCAACAGCCAGTGGAGCGCAGGGCCTGA
- the shc1 gene encoding SHC-transforming protein 1 isoform X4 gives MNRLGGVSRRARVEGGQLGGDEWTRHGSFVNKPTRGWLHSDNVVSTTGVSYTVRYMGCVEVLQSMRALDFNTRTQVTREAISVVCEAVPGAKGARRRKPSSRCLTSILGKSNLQFAGMTISLTISTSSLNLLASDCKQIIANHHMQSISFASGGDPDTAEYVAYVAKDPVNQRACHILECSEGLAQEVISTIGQAFELRFKQYLKNPPKLVTPHDRMAPFDGSAWEEEDDEAAPPPDVPYYNNFPGKQPPPAGVIDMRTRPGATLPYGQPGQNDIHKQPLPPLPVGAKEGGREMFDDPSYVNVDKPRLPAAANGNAHRDAFDMKPLDDALGVSGHGGPNSVTAVPSMVQQLQSEIWFHGSLSRKEAEKLLTRDGDFLVRESGTTPGQYVLTGQQGGQPKHLLLVDPEGVVRTKDHRFSSVSHLISYHMDNRLPIVSAGSEVCLQQPVERRA, from the exons ATGAACCGGCTAGGAGGGGTGTCTAGGAGGGCACGGGTGGAAGGAGGGCAGCTGGGAGGAGACGAGTGGACCCGCCATGGCTCCTTTGTCAACAAGCCCACCCGTGGCTGGCTGCACTCAGACAATGTGGTCAGCACCACCGGTGTTTCCTACACTGTACGG TACATGGGATGCGTGGAGGTGCTACAATCAATGCGGGCGCTGGACTTCAACACCAGAACTCAGGTCACCAG ggAAGCTATCTCTGTGGTGTGTGAGGCAGTACCCGGTGCCAAAGGAGCCCGCAGGAGAAAG CCTTCTTCTCGCTGTTTAACGTCCATCCTGGGAAAGAGTAATTTACAGTTTGCAGGCATGACAATCAGCCTCACCATCTCGACCAGCAGCCTCAATCTGCTGGCCTCTGACTGCAAACAG ATAATCGCCAATCATCACATGCAGTCCATCTCTTTCGCCTCTGGAGGAGACCCA GATACAGCTGAGTACGTAGCATATGTGGCCAAAGATCCAGTCAACCAGAGAG CATGTCATATCCTGGAGTGTTCAGAGGGTTTAGCCCAGGAAGTCATCAGCACCATTGGTCAAGCCTTCGAACTGCGTTTTAAACAGTATCTAAAAAACCCTCCGAAACTGGTCACACCTCATGACAG AATGGCTCCATTTGATGGCTCTGCATGggaggaagaagatgatgaGGCTGCTCCACCTCCTGATGTCCCGTACTATAATAATTTCCCTGGAAAACAGCCTCCCCCTGCTGGAGTGATTGACATGAGGACCCGGCCTGGTGCCACTCTG CCTTATGGACAGCCGGGTCAGAATGACATTCATAAACAGCCTCTGCCACCCCTACCAG tggGTGCCAAAGAAGGTGGGCGGGAGATGTTTGATGACCCTTCGTACGTCAACGTAGATAAACCTCGTCTCCCAGCTGCAGCAAACGGAAATGCTCACAGAGACGCTTTTGACATGA AGCCACTTGATGATGCCCTGGGGGTTTCTGGGCATGGAGGCCCAAACTCAGTGACAGCAGTGCCCTCTATGGTGCAGCAGTTACAGTCTGAAATCTGGTTCCACGGGAGCCTAAGTCGTAAGGAAGCAGAGAAACTGTTGACCCGAGATGGAGACTTCCTGGTGCGGGAGTCTGGAACCACACCTGGGCAGTACGTCCTCACGGGACAGCAGGGTGGTCAGCCCAAACACCTGCTGCTCGTTGACCCAGAAGGAGTG gtcCGTACAAAAGACCATCGGTTTTCGAGTGTCAGCCACCTGATCAGTTACCACATGGACAACAGACTTCCCATTGTGTCAGCTGGGAGTGAAGTGTGTCTGCAACAGCCAGTGGAGCGCAGGGCCTGA